In Mytilus trossulus isolate FHL-02 chromosome 14, PNRI_Mtr1.1.1.hap1, whole genome shotgun sequence, a genomic segment contains:
- the LOC134697331 gene encoding homeobox protein ceh-30-like, with product MDLSSTYQKPAKMSFSIENLAKSSRSEKSENTQPAIINFNDSMFTPVKLQSEITPMTSTPLSLPLALPNSDLKLKRKRNHSFDSENSSLNSTDSKSRDCISPNSTTDDSDSNTSESRKRARVAFTNNQVNELEKRYKSSKYLPIEERAGIAERLNLSEQQIKTWFQNRRMKEKRQQKDGKTSYFPSGGVEASQLAAMGIPCPPPHNVSGTQSTQLPGYFSHQQYPASPASRQVFDPRFVPSYMYGYTPMSSVMFSGYSQNIYNGLSPKIVQQHRV from the coding sequence ATGGATCTTAGCAGCACTTATCAGAAACCAGCgaaaatgtcattttcaattGAGAATCTGGCAAAGAGCAGTCGAAGTGAGAAGTCTGAGAACACTCAACCAGCCATCATCAACTTCAATGACAGCATGTTTACACCGGTCAAGCTACAGTCTGAGATTACGCCAATGACCAGCACACCACTGTCATTACCACTTGCTTTACCAAACAGTGACTTGAAGCTGAAGAGGAAGCGAAATCACTCGTTCGACTCGGAGAACAGCAGCCTTAACTCAACAGATTCTAAATCAAGAGACTGCATCTCACCGAATTCCACAACTGACGATTCAGACAGTAACACTTCAGAATCCAGAAAGAGAGCCAGAGTTGCCTTTACCAATAACCAAGTCAATGAGTTGGAGAAACGTTACAAAAGCAGCAAGTATCTACCTATTGAAGAACGTGCTGGTATAGCTGAAAGATTAAATCTCAGTGAACAACAGATCAAGACTTGGTTCCAGAATCGACGAATGAAAGAGAAACGTCAACAAAAAGATGGCAAGACCAGTTACTTTCCCAGTGGTGGAGTGGAAGCATCCCAACTTGCAGCTATGGGAATACCGTGTCCACCTCCACATAACGTTAGTGGAACACAATCCACACAACTGCCAGGATATTTCAGTCATCAACAATACCCAGCATCCCCTGCTTCTCGACAAGTGTTTGATCCAAGATTTGTGCCGTCATATATGTATGGATATACGCCTATGTCTTCTGTGATGTTTTCTGGATATtcacaaaacatttataatggACTTTCACCAAAGATAGTGCAGCAGCATCGAGTGTAA